The Solenopsis invicta isolate M01_SB chromosome 3, UNIL_Sinv_3.0, whole genome shotgun sequence region taaaatacggaaacacatttttggatctgggagactttttcaactttgagaagctatatctttgattaaaatcaatagtcttctacgatttttttttaaacaaaagttcgaaatctcaggagtgtgactgcacaatcggcattggcgaaaaataattcattgtgaagttataaaagaaaaaccattaagcaaaaatgagaaattggtcaaaaatccacttttccttcaaaaaatcatatcttcgcaacaaaaaacatttaaggactttcaaatacggcgatttttattatataacaaatttaagtattttataaacacAATTGGTTTCTATTAACACTcggttaattttatatataaacaagcgtattaattaacaaaaaatacataCTCCTACGCGCATTTAAGAAACGGAACGATTTCGAAGCGTTACGCATCATCAGTATTACAGTCTGTACGCTTTACGTGTAACTTACCAGACACAGATCAATCGAATGGCGATCACCGTTTACTGACAGAGGTTTCGTCAGCTAGCGTCAACTGCGCGAAGATCGTTGAAATTCACTCTCATCAGAGATGAAGCTATCGTCGAGCGATGATAATGCGTATTATTGTCGCGTGATACAATTGTTTGATCTCATGCACAATTCACAAGtcgattttttaattgttattcccGGAGAATGTGATTCGGTAAGATGGACCACCGGATTCACCAAATGGTTCGTAAGAAATGACTATGAGCGTCGTTCGCAGTTCTTTTAATCAGAGCTAGTGGCatatttcgagccgatttcccCTCTCGAGCTCCTCACTCCATTCGCGGCCTTACAGCTATGCCCTAggctattttttttacaagtgaCGCTCTACGCTCTTCAGCCACAACATTTGAGAACGGGAGGCAGCTAAGCTAAATTATTTGCCAAGACCACGGTTCGTTGACCGAGCAACGCTAAATTAATTCTGCACTCTTGAAAacgatattataataatactgtTACGTGAGTTATTTGTGAACGTtgtagatcttttaaaattatctgccaaaaatattattatatattttaagattccataaacattttttgtttcagttgaTTTTTGGCGAAGGTACACCTAGTACCGTTTAGGGCGATTTTTTCAGAGCTGCCTTTTCACGACACCATATCTCTGTCATTTTAcgcaatttcttaataaaaaaaaaatcatgaagtttttttaaaatatatatttttaactaaaaaaaactcCAATTTGGTAACTCCAACAGTttccaaaaaagaaaattccagaaaattgccatttttttggttttttgggTGTATATGCCTCTTTAAAGttaacttatataaattaataataatatgtctaaaataaaaaaaaaaaaacaaaaaatcctGGGAATTACTTTCAGAATTTTCTggtaagtttttaattattacttttaattattaatattttttcttggtGTTGGTTCTGCATATACGTGCTATgtacgtttttctttaaaaatgtactGCACTGAAAAgcactattaaaattaaactttcctTCTCTTCCCCCCCCCTCGCCGCCAGGAAACTTTTGTTTGAAGAAATTTGGGGAAAAGTCATGAAAAATTTGGGGACATTTAGCATGAGCTATCTGTCAACACTGTTCTCGAGTGCCAATTTAGTCCACAATGGCTTATAAAATATGTCACATGCAATATTGTAACGTCTCCCACGAGCATACACTCAATTATATAGGTCATGACCTTAATCTGCCGTGTGCATGAGCGGACCGATCGAGCGGTCTGCAAGCGCGGGAAGATACATTCGTCGCAGGTCACCTATTTATGTGTGCCGGCGTTAGCAGTCTTTCCACAGCGATAAATCGGAAGACGGTACCAAGAGTCGAGTGATAGTCCTGTCGTGCAGTCAACGTCGCATTACGACTTTCCGCGAAACCGGGTGCCCGAAAGCTCTGGAGAAGAGTGCAGCCTTATATCTTcacatattgaaaaaattatctaatttaaatttttataaatatttgaacgttACTTTTGAAAggataattctaattttataattcgttCTTTAGATATTTTTCTCGGTGTGTTTATGTGTATTAATTGtccattatgttatttttaagtgttatcttcttcatatttataaacacattatcTTCTGCGTACGACTGAgaatttgtgttaaaattaattttgttacttttacaaGCATAAACAAATTCTTCAACAATTCATGGATATACTTTAacatttctagaaaatatttgcataGTTAGAGCACTTGGCCGCCCTCTGAAACCGGCATACTTTAGGCCATTACttcagaagaatataaaaatgactTAAAGAATAATACTTTTCTATCTTAAAgatgatatttcaaaataaaaaaaaaataacttcaaCTGTCGGCTGTTCAAACAGTTTAAAGGTATTTAGTAATCTAAAATcttgtcattatttatttacatataataggtttaaaataaattagaagtaaattgcatttacatattaacgaaacattttattatatggtACAAAGTAgtattataatacttaaaactaattacaagaaagattttgaaatattatttataacaatatctcGAACCTTTTTAGGAAAAATGAACAAAGACCGTTATCGTTGCTCAATGGTTAGATGTATTCCACCTTTTGGGGCAACTATTAAAACTGACGTTTTATCTAACGTTAACGGGATTGAAGTCTTTGGATGTGgtttgaatttatatttcaacaacAGTTTTGCAAGTCCCATCTTTATTTGCAAGAAGGCTAATTTCATACCTGAAAACAGAAAATAACGATATAACTTACAGACACATTCCAGATTTTATACGTATGCTTAGCGTACATGTGTAAACGTCTTAGGTACAAAATACCTTAgacgattattaattaaatacaggATGTTTATTAATGATTGTATACATCTTTTACCATAAGAGGTGACTTACGACTTcacttcatataaattatatggagtgcagtcggtaagtcatAGTTAAGACGCGCTTTTATGGTAAAAGGTTATAcaatcattaatgaacaccttgtatgtctgtaaaaaaaatttctgtgaGAATTAAGTTGTATGCTTAAAGAAAGCTTTCATAGAAAATATGTACAAGTTAAATAAGATTATTCTCACCCATGCACATCCGTGGTCCTTGACCAAATGGTAAATATGCAAACGAGTGCCTTGTTGCTTTATTGGCTTCGGTGAATCGTTCCGGATCAAATTTATCCGGATCCGGATATATAGTTGGATCGCGGTGCAATCCAAGCACCGGTATAACGACTATAGTTTCTTTTGAAATGTGGATATCTGTATCTGAGAGATCTATATCTCTAGTGCACTTCCGAAATAAAATGGATAGTGGGGgatattttcttaaagtttCTGCAATAAGTAAAAACATATAAAGGTATTATACGTGTGCATGTGTATGCATACGAGTATACATTATATGTGctttatgcatatgttacactctttctaatatatttattattttgattgtatCGAACACATAGATACCTGTTCGatacaatcaaaataataaatatagtagaaagagtataatatataaagcacGAATAATGTGTATGCATAGACATGCacagatataatattttttgtatgaaaattcaCATAAACAAGTAATTGTTTtcagattaatataattaccatttattacgttttgaaaatatttcatttcatttgCAGCCTCGTACGATATCTCACCATGTTTTTCTAATAATTCATCAATTTCTGTGCGAACTTTATCCTGTATATCAGGATTGCAAGCTAATTCGTATAAACAATACGAAGCTGTTGTGGCTGATGTTTCGTAGCCAGCCAAAAAGAAACCGAAAGCTTGTGCAGCCGCTTCAGCTATGGTTAGTTTGTTTACGTCTGCTGTAGACACATAAAACggtttttcaacaatttttttattttaatgttatatggACACGTTAAAAGAAGTTAATTTCACGATTATTAcacatattcataatttttcagaTTAGAACTAGGCATTCGCGGTCCGAAATGATACATAAATTGAGTATTCATTTCCAAATCGATTTCCACTTGAGGGTTAACATTCAATTTATCGTTTTGATCCGTCAAGATTTATATAATTGGGTGTATTTTATCGTAAGGGTTTTTCTTTTTGTGCGTTACCCTGAAATGAGTGTAACCATCAATTGATGGTGTCCGAAATCACACTCAAATTTGGGcgttttttttaagaatttaacactcaaaatttaatattctttgtgAGTGTTTAATACACAAACTtgagtttttttcttaaagcaAAAAAGCGATTCATTTTAAAGTAACATTATATGATTGAAATACTTACATAAATCGCAGATAACGTCTTTTTTGTTGTCATATTTCCTTTCTCCATCAATTGTATAAGAACATTCATAAaatcttgataatattattattttgtcggTAATTcacattttcttgaaataattccataaaaaatttactcgtCTTTTTGTCCGTAAAGGGTATGGAagaaaatttcattacattAGGTGAAAACATGAAGAGAACTTTCCAAATGCTTGCCTCTCCGAAGACTTGTTTTCCCCAATACTTAAATTCCTGATTTGGCTGTTTTATACAATTTGATTGTATGCCGAATGCTGTGGCCATTATAAAATCCATTGTGTACCtaatttttcacattattttaattaacgttcgtatataaattatgtagtttaaaattatgtagtttAAAATAAGTTCAACCTAAAAATAGGTTAAAGTTAAttcacttaaaattaaataaaaaaaagatgattttattatttaagaataaataatcttaagaattaaaaaagtaccTTTCAAACAGAtcttttatattgatataaaaggTGGCATAATTTTCGAAACAAATTAACCCCATATTTTAATTTAGggaaaataaaacaatcttttatgattataaaggAATGCAGCgaagaacttaaaaaaaatttagagggCAAAGCTCAAACAAAACATTATATAGATCGATATTATAATGGCCACAGCATTCGGCATACAATCAAATTGTATAAAACAGCAAAATCATGAATTTAAGTATTGGGGAAAACAAGTTTTCGGAGAGGCAAGAATTTGAAAAGTTCTCTTCATGTTTTCACCTAATGTAATGAAACTTTTTTCCATACCCTTTACGGACAAAAAGacgagtaaattttttatggaattatttcaagaaaatgtgAATTAccgacaaaataataatattatcaggattttatgaatatacaattaaaatatggGGTTGATTTGTTTTGTAAATTACGCCATTTTTGGCCACTCATTGAAAATAAGTGCGTCGACAAAGAATCGACTTTTTCATCGCAGAATTCTCCGCGATTTTGAAAACACTTAAACTCTGTTGTTAACACTGTTTGAATAATATGTGGCTCAGTGATGATCATAGTTGGTTTGAAAAAGGCGTATATTCCAAAAATTCCAcaagctttatattttaaatatgcattcTGGAAGACGTCACCTGTTaacaaatcttttattaatgcGCGTCTTTTTAAATAGAGGAGAAAAATTTAAGGTAATATGGcacacccattttcattttattgaatcacattgtttataattaatattttctattgaaacttgaacgttcgtcagagtgttgtttgacatattctagactcaaagtgaaatatttattatttagaacgtgattcatcaaaatctaatgcactgtatAATCGATGAAAGAAAAAACGTGGTTGTAATAcggttaattataaaaataattttaaaaaattagtttagttcaTAAGAAACACaatatcttgttacaaaattatatatttttaattttctattgtttagaattttcctaattttgaatttttctacgttcagaaatttcagaaataccattagaaaatTCAttcgaaatatcattttatctctgtttataattaaacaataagcaTAAAATGAAGTTGTAAGGAGGCGGCCCTGAGCAGGACTTAGCCGTGGGAGAAGCTGTCCGAAAGTCGGAGCGCCGAGCGCCTGTGATTAGGCGAATAGCGATCGCTCCTGTAGAGCCGCGCGCAGGTGTTAGCCCCCGTTTCCGGAAAAGTCGTATTGTAACCGGAGCGGAGCAGAGAGACACTCTCGATCGTGTCGCCGTGCGAACAAGATAACCGCGAGTCTGTCGAATCAACtgtataagaaaataaagtGTCTTGCCAACCATTAACCACGAGTCGATTCATACCATCCTGAAAGTCTTACAATTTCTCAGAAGTGGGATAGGCCTCACTATCCCATGCCGTGTCggaaataaaaactttacgTCGTGTAAAGCCGGGGAAAACCGGCGCCGAGTGTCGTGCCGAACGGATAGCGTGGAGCTTATCCATATCGTGTCGAGTCGAGATCCAGTCGGTAATCCTTGTCGTCCGCGAGTTTGAGGAGCGGGATATCTCTCGTATCCGCGGAAGTGTCGAGTATAAAATTCGTCGAGTCGTTCAGGCGCGCCGCGCGGGAACCCGGTACCAGCGGTACCGAACGCGCGCGAATTCCTGCCGAGCCGGCACGCGCGGACCGCGTGATAACGGGTGTGGCGCAGTGCAAAACACCGTTTCGGAAGCAGGCCGAGAGG contains the following coding sequences:
- the LOC105206114 gene encoding probable cytochrome P450 6a13 gives rise to the protein MDFIMATAFGIQSNCIKQPNQEFKYWGKQVFGEITDKIIILSRFYECSYTIDGERKYDNKKDVICDLSDVNKLTIAEAAAQAFGFFLAGYETSATTASYCLYELACNPDIQDKVRTEIDELLEKHGEISYEAANEMKYFQNVINETLRKYPPLSILFRKCTRDIDLSDTDIHISKETIVVIPVLGLHRDPTIYPDPDKFDPERFTEANKATRHSFAYLPFGQGPRMCMGMKLAFLQIKMGLAKLLLKYKFKPHPKTSIPLTLDKTSVLIVAPKGGIHLTIEQR